The Deinococcus sonorensis KR-87 genome includes a window with the following:
- a CDS encoding lipopolysaccharide biosynthesis protein: MTLRTRTVNAVKWSTFSFVINALLTPVFAAILARLLTPAQFGVVALGMALYLLGQFLADLGVGPALVQKKELTPQHVHSAFGSSVLLGLLVTALGWFTAPLAGQYFHNPDVVTVFRGFSLTYLPLTLTGVAANLLRRDLRFRAMMVIDTTSYIVGHGLFGLGSAYLGYGATSLVISVIAQNVILLSCTMFLTRRQFGLAFHWSAMRELYSFGGMVSVVTLLEYFSSSLDTFLVGRFYNVTSLGLYNSAYRTVCTPLLSFTRSMTRVLASSFSAAQDQQERLRRAYLTGVQTLSVLTCPIAVGVLICAPEIVHVLLGPRFAGSVPIMQVFAMYIPFMVLTNISGVISQATARLGAKIVIQSLYLVGIGAGFLLVHRLGLPVISFAAVLAVASALRWAGYMVVVERIIGGGLGNVVRSNLSGVLPSIVVGVPLFLAVLGLRAAHTPLALLFVTELLLGGGLMLLVVLNGPETEAKRMIQGGLRRVQTRLGRGAAPTTDLHGR; this comes from the coding sequence ATGACCCTGCGGACCAGGACCGTCAACGCTGTCAAGTGGAGCACCTTCTCCTTCGTCATCAACGCCCTGCTCACGCCGGTGTTCGCCGCGATCCTGGCCCGCCTGCTCACCCCCGCACAGTTCGGCGTGGTGGCGCTGGGCATGGCGCTCTACCTGCTGGGCCAGTTCCTGGCTGACCTGGGGGTCGGGCCGGCGCTGGTGCAGAAAAAGGAACTGACGCCCCAGCACGTGCATTCGGCCTTCGGCTCCTCGGTGCTGCTGGGCCTGCTGGTCACGGCGCTCGGGTGGTTCACGGCTCCCCTGGCCGGCCAGTATTTCCACAACCCCGATGTGGTGACGGTGTTCCGGGGCTTTTCGCTCACCTACCTGCCGCTGACCCTGACCGGGGTGGCAGCCAACCTGCTGCGCCGCGACCTGCGCTTCCGGGCCATGATGGTCATCGACACCACCTCCTACATCGTGGGGCACGGCCTGTTCGGGCTGGGCTCGGCGTACCTGGGCTACGGGGCCACCAGCCTGGTGATCAGCGTGATCGCCCAGAACGTGATTCTGCTGAGCTGCACGATGTTCCTGACAAGACGACAGTTCGGGCTGGCCTTCCACTGGAGCGCCATGCGCGAGCTGTACAGCTTCGGCGGCATGGTGTCGGTGGTGACGCTGCTGGAGTACTTCAGCAGCAGCCTGGACACCTTCCTGGTGGGCCGTTTCTATAACGTGACCTCGCTGGGTCTGTACAACAGCGCCTACCGCACCGTCTGCACGCCGCTGCTCTCATTCACCCGCAGCATGACCCGGGTGCTGGCCTCCAGTTTCAGCGCGGCCCAGGACCAGCAGGAGCGGCTGCGCCGCGCCTACCTCACCGGCGTCCAGACGCTCTCGGTGCTGACCTGCCCGATTGCGGTCGGGGTACTGATCTGCGCGCCGGAGATCGTGCATGTGCTGCTGGGGCCGCGCTTCGCCGGTTCGGTGCCGATCATGCAGGTGTTCGCGATGTACATCCCGTTCATGGTGCTGACCAATATCTCCGGCGTGATCTCGCAGGCCACCGCTCGCCTGGGTGCCAAGATCGTGATCCAGTCGTTGTACCTGGTCGGCATCGGCGCGGGCTTCCTGCTGGTGCACCGGCTGGGACTGCCGGTCATCAGCTTCGCGGCGGTGCTGGCTGTGGCCAGCGCGCTGCGCTGGGCCGGCTACATGGTGGTGGTGGAGCGCATCATCGGCGGCGGCCTGGGCAATGTGGTGCGCAGCAACCTGAGCGGGGTGCTGCCCAGCATCGTGGTGGGCGTGCCGCTGTTCCTGGCGGTGCTGGGGCTGCGCGCCGCGCACACCCCGCTGGCGCTGCTGTTCGTGACCGAACTGCTGCTGGGCGGCGGCCTGATGCTGCTGGTGGTGCTAAACGGCCCTGAGACGGAAGCCAAGCGGATGATCCAGGGTGGCCTGCGCCGGGTGCAGACCCGGCTGGGGCGCGGCGCGGCCCCCACCACCGACCTGCACGGCCGCTGA
- the plsY gene encoding glycerol-3-phosphate 1-O-acyltransferase PlsY has translation MIQTVVAVVVAYLLGAVPVGLLVARSRGVNIRTVGSGNSGATNVQRTLGWGPGLAVAVFDILKGALAVWVARRLHLGDPAAALCGLAAVMGHNYSAFMGFRGGKGVATSFGVLLMISPLSAGAGFVVGLVTILLTRYVSAGSMIGALTVLVSALLLGRPWWETLILALLTALVFWQHRENMKRLQSGNESRLGQKVAVQNVPKPAR, from the coding sequence GTGATCCAGACGGTGGTGGCGGTGGTGGTGGCGTATCTGCTCGGCGCAGTGCCGGTCGGCCTGCTGGTGGCGCGCAGCCGGGGCGTCAACATCCGGACGGTGGGCTCCGGCAACAGCGGGGCCACCAACGTGCAGCGCACGCTCGGCTGGGGGCCGGGGCTGGCGGTGGCGGTCTTCGACATCCTGAAAGGCGCGCTGGCGGTCTGGGTCGCCCGGCGGCTGCATCTGGGCGACCCGGCAGCGGCGCTGTGCGGCCTGGCCGCCGTCATGGGACACAACTACAGCGCCTTCATGGGGTTCCGGGGCGGCAAGGGCGTGGCGACCAGCTTCGGCGTGCTGCTGATGATCAGTCCGCTCAGCGCGGGAGCCGGCTTCGTGGTGGGCCTCGTGACCATCCTGCTGACCCGCTACGTCTCGGCCGGCAGCATGATCGGGGCGCTGACGGTGCTGGTGAGCGCGCTGCTGCTGGGCCGGCCCTGGTGGGAAACCTTGATTCTGGCGCTGCTGACGGCGCTGGTGTTCTGGCAGCACCGCGAGAACATGAAGCGCCTGCAGAGTGGCAATGAGAGCCGGCTGGGCCAGAAAGTGGCCGTTCAGAACGTGCCCAAGCCGGCCCGCTGA
- a CDS encoding amidohydrolase family protein, protein MTLLPTLYAADILYTGMGLPITDGGVVVSGQTIAAAGPLAELRVNYPQAQEQRVGRVIAPPPVNAHTHLDMSLYAFRALPYFQWIPEVVIAGRFLRGLEGAQSGLNAVRRSGAAALGDIVWHPDVMEWLLRDSEVPGVAYWEVLDPNPATARQTFARTRERLESWRRLERPGGMRLGLSPHATYTVSSVLLQLLSEYAAGEGLPMQIHVLEHPSEAELFRTGGGPLAESFLRSMQASVPGLGIADVLGRAPDPERTGVAYLAELGVLQARPTLIHMVNVTPEDIRTVAQAGCLVVSCPRSNRNLECGTFPWAAYAAAGGEVALGTDSVASGETLDIHDEIQAAWAVHPALDPRQIVRAAVKGGMRVVGGRVPLLRRGEPWSERYLWPDREEGRPLLN, encoded by the coding sequence ATGACGCTGCTTCCCACCCTCTACGCCGCCGACATCCTCTACACCGGCATGGGCCTGCCCATCACCGACGGGGGGGTGGTGGTCTCGGGCCAGACCATCGCGGCGGCGGGGCCACTTGCGGAGCTGCGCGTGAACTACCCGCAGGCGCAGGAGCAGCGGGTGGGCCGGGTGATCGCGCCGCCGCCGGTCAACGCGCACACGCACCTGGACATGAGCCTGTATGCCTTCCGGGCGCTGCCGTACTTCCAGTGGATTCCGGAGGTGGTGATCGCCGGCCGGTTTCTACGCGGGCTGGAAGGCGCGCAGTCGGGCCTGAATGCGGTGCGCCGCAGCGGCGCGGCCGCGCTGGGCGACATCGTGTGGCATCCGGACGTGATGGAGTGGCTGCTGCGCGACTCTGAGGTGCCGGGCGTGGCCTACTGGGAGGTGCTGGACCCCAACCCGGCCACCGCCCGGCAGACCTTTGCCCGCACGCGTGAGCGGCTGGAGAGCTGGCGGCGGCTGGAGCGGCCCGGCGGCATGCGCCTGGGCCTCTCGCCGCACGCGACCTACACCGTGTCGAGCGTGCTGCTGCAGCTGCTCTCGGAATATGCAGCTGGCGAGGGCCTGCCGATGCAGATCCACGTGCTGGAACATCCCTCAGAGGCCGAGCTGTTCCGCACCGGTGGCGGTCCGCTGGCCGAGTCGTTCCTGCGGTCCATGCAGGCCAGCGTGCCGGGCCTGGGCATCGCGGACGTGCTGGGCCGCGCCCCCGACCCGGAGCGGACCGGCGTGGCCTACCTGGCGGAGCTGGGCGTGCTGCAGGCCCGCCCCACCCTGATCCACATGGTCAACGTGACGCCGGAGGACATCCGCACCGTGGCGCAGGCCGGCTGTCTGGTGGTCAGCTGCCCGCGCAGCAACCGCAACCTGGAGTGCGGCACCTTTCCCTGGGCTGCATATGCGGCGGCCGGAGGGGAGGTGGCGCTGGGCACCGACAGCGTGGCGAGCGGCGAGACGCTGGACATCCATGACGAGATTCAGGCGGCCTGGGCCGTCCACCCGGCCCTGGACCCGCGCCAGATCGTGCGGGCGGCGGTCAAGGGTGGGATGCGGGTGGTGGGCGGCCGGGTGCCACTGCTGCGGCGCGGTGAACCGTGGAGTGAGCGCTATCTCTGGCCAGACCGGGAGGAGGGCCGACCACTGCTCAACTGA
- a CDS encoding DMT family transporter, with amino-acid sequence MTATPGRARPDLLRATLLVLAAACLWGLLGIFGKAAQRLGLGPLEVAFWRAALGGGLYLLHAAVTRAALPRGRDLLFTLLFGVLGVSVFYASYQLAVRAGGASLASVLLYTAPAFVAIMGGLFLQERLGARELGAVLLTLGGVALISLGGGQGVQVSAAALGWGLCAGFTYSLYYLYGKLFFSRYAVPALYGVALPFGALLLAPLTTFSHKSGPAWLLLLTIAVFSTYLAYLAYSAGLKRLPATRTSVIASLEPVVAALLAAALFGEHLSLLALLGAALVVGAALLLSTG; translated from the coding sequence GTGACGGCGACCCCAGGCCGCGCCCGCCCGGACCTGCTGCGCGCCACCCTGCTGGTGCTGGCGGCGGCCTGCCTGTGGGGCCTGCTGGGCATCTTCGGCAAGGCGGCCCAGCGGCTGGGCCTGGGGCCGCTGGAGGTGGCGTTCTGGCGGGCCGCGCTGGGGGGCGGGCTGTACCTGCTGCACGCGGCGGTGACACGGGCGGCGCTGCCGCGGGGTCGCGACCTGCTCTTCACGCTGTTGTTCGGGGTGCTGGGAGTCAGCGTGTTCTATGCCAGCTATCAGCTGGCCGTGCGCGCCGGGGGAGCCAGCCTCGCCTCGGTGCTGCTGTACACCGCGCCGGCCTTTGTGGCGATCATGGGCGGCCTCTTTCTGCAGGAGCGGCTGGGCGCACGTGAGCTGGGCGCGGTGCTGCTGACGCTGGGCGGCGTGGCGCTGATCTCGCTGGGCGGCGGCCAGGGGGTGCAGGTGAGTGCGGCCGCGCTCGGCTGGGGGCTGTGTGCCGGGTTCACCTACAGCCTGTATTACCTGTACGGCAAGCTGTTTTTCAGTCGGTATGCGGTGCCGGCGCTGTACGGGGTGGCGCTGCCGTTCGGGGCGCTGCTGTTGGCCCCCCTGACCACCTTCAGTCACAAGAGCGGCCCAGCCTGGCTGCTGCTCCTGACCATCGCGGTGTTCAGCACGTATCTCGCCTACCTGGCCTACAGCGCGGGCCTGAAGCGGCTGCCCGCCACCCGCACCAGCGTGATCGCCAGCCTGGAGCCGGTGGTGGCCGCGCTGCTGGCCGCGGCCCTGTTCGGAGAACATCTCTCGCTGCTGGCGCTGCTGGGGGCGGCGCTGGTGGTGGGGGCGGCGCTGCTGCTCAGTACCGGCTAG
- a CDS encoding glucodextranase DOMON-like domain-containing protein, producing the protein MLLAAAALLTVPDATGDMRGDGSYVLPTRPALNPDALDLRELQVQDVGGRLQLRVGLGAVQNLWNAPLGYSAGVLDVFVKSRLGGATDLAGLGFSAAGSGGWQYHLRVSGFGSSLEFVPDGQTRPQPRTTPLTVQLSGSTVVIGTPIPSGQYSYWVTMSVYSPFTPDGYLRPSTGGGESSLQVTALNAPLPVDVIGVTPQAQAYRTHQLGAVGQTRDRRALLLLLLAVAGLVLAVVFTVLVWRKR; encoded by the coding sequence ATGCTCCTGGCTGCCGCCGCCCTGCTCACCGTTCCTGACGCCACCGGAGACATGCGCGGCGACGGCAGCTACGTCCTGCCGACCCGTCCGGCCCTCAACCCCGACGCCCTGGACCTGCGTGAACTGCAGGTGCAGGACGTGGGTGGGCGGTTGCAGCTGCGGGTGGGCCTGGGCGCGGTGCAGAACCTGTGGAACGCGCCGCTCGGCTACTCGGCGGGCGTGCTGGACGTGTTCGTGAAAAGCCGGCTGGGCGGCGCCACCGATCTTGCGGGGCTGGGCTTCTCGGCGGCGGGCAGCGGCGGCTGGCAGTACCACCTGCGGGTGAGCGGCTTCGGGTCCAGCCTGGAATTCGTGCCGGACGGCCAGACGCGCCCGCAGCCGCGCACCACGCCGCTGACGGTGCAGCTGTCCGGCAGCACTGTCGTCATCGGCACCCCGATTCCCAGCGGGCAGTACAGCTACTGGGTGACCATGAGCGTGTACTCGCCCTTCACGCCGGACGGTTACCTGCGGCCCAGCACCGGCGGAGGGGAGTCCAGCCTGCAGGTAACGGCCCTGAATGCTCCGTTGCCGGTGGACGTGATCGGGGTGACACCGCAGGCGCAGGCCTACCGCACCCATCAGCTCGGCGCTGTGGGCCAGACCCGCGACCGGCGCGCCCTGCTGCTGTTGCTGCTGGCGGTGGCCGGGCTGGTGCTGGCGGTGGTATTCACGGTGCTGGTCTGGCGTAAACGGTGA
- a CDS encoding DUF4127 family protein codes for MRVRPSAVALSLALAGSVQAQLLIPLDSRPATSTLPAQIAGLRGQPVHVTPAELLGDAQHGADPQRLTEWMNAQPADGPLIIALDALAYGGLVQSRTSPDPVETVMQRLQAVRDWHERTGQPVYAFITLPREPDATNRARNLEVARQMIGWAREGVFAQLHVTWDDALPGSPSPAEGAALAQDAPENVRVYPGADEVLASLAALSLGGEPSPLAVEYSQSDKAAQVIRYEGIPLSASVALHAAAAGWTVVPTVPDPVLTPFGGVGTRPEGGPAALTLYVYNGGDARAAALRISQLLRRGPVAVADVEKINGGNPRMWTDLYTLRRPQDLASLAAWGTPGNNLGTVLAHARVLQLAEQAPVSGPALPERQDALLAREYANDIVYGTKLRAQLRQALPETQLGTPQAQQTLLTLARLYFPLQFGQTYTLEGARLPWQRSFEADLQLQPEGQEDGR; via the coding sequence ATGCGTGTTCGCCCCTCTGCCGTGGCCCTGTCCCTCGCGCTGGCCGGAAGTGTGCAGGCCCAGCTGCTGATTCCGCTCGATTCCCGTCCGGCCACCAGCACCCTCCCGGCCCAGATCGCTGGACTGCGCGGCCAGCCGGTCCATGTCACGCCGGCCGAGCTGCTGGGCGACGCCCAACACGGGGCCGATCCGCAGCGGCTCACCGAGTGGATGAACGCGCAGCCGGCCGACGGGCCGCTGATCATCGCGCTGGACGCGCTGGCCTACGGCGGGCTGGTGCAGTCGCGGACCAGCCCGGACCCGGTGGAGACGGTGATGCAGCGGCTGCAGGCGGTGCGCGACTGGCACGAGCGCACCGGGCAGCCGGTCTACGCCTTCATCACGCTGCCGCGCGAACCGGACGCCACCAACCGCGCCCGCAACCTGGAGGTGGCCCGCCAGATGATCGGCTGGGCGCGCGAGGGCGTGTTTGCCCAGCTGCACGTCACCTGGGACGACGCGCTGCCCGGCAGTCCCTCTCCGGCCGAGGGGGCGGCGCTGGCCCAGGACGCGCCCGAAAATGTCCGGGTCTACCCGGGGGCCGACGAGGTGCTGGCCAGTCTGGCCGCGCTGTCGCTGGGCGGCGAGCCCAGCCCGCTGGCGGTGGAGTACAGCCAGAGCGACAAGGCGGCCCAGGTGATCCGCTACGAGGGCATTCCGCTGAGCGCCTCGGTGGCGCTGCATGCGGCGGCGGCCGGCTGGACGGTGGTGCCGACCGTGCCGGACCCGGTGCTCACGCCCTTCGGCGGGGTGGGGACCCGGCCGGAGGGCGGTCCGGCGGCCCTGACGCTCTACGTCTACAACGGCGGCGACGCGCGGGCCGCGGCCCTGCGGATCAGCCAGCTGCTGCGGCGCGGCCCGGTGGCGGTGGCCGACGTGGAGAAGATCAACGGTGGCAACCCGCGCATGTGGACCGACCTTTACACCCTGCGCCGCCCGCAGGACCTGGCGAGTCTGGCCGCCTGGGGCACGCCCGGCAACAACCTCGGCACCGTGCTGGCCCACGCCCGGGTGCTGCAGCTGGCCGAGCAGGCGCCGGTGAGCGGCCCGGCGCTGCCGGAGCGTCAGGACGCGCTGCTGGCCCGCGAGTACGCCAACGACATCGTGTACGGCACCAAGCTGCGCGCTCAGCTGAGGCAGGCGCTGCCCGAGACGCAGCTGGGCACGCCGCAGGCCCAGCAGACGCTGCTGACGCTGGCCCGGCTCTATTTTCCGCTGCAGTTCGGGCAGACCTACACCCTGGAAGGCGCGCGGCTGCCGTGGCAGCGCAGCTTCGAGGCCGACCTGCAGCTGCAGCCGGAGGGACAGGAAGACGGCCGGTGA
- a CDS encoding MBL fold metallo-hydrolase yields MRLTSLGAAGTVSGSAHHLQLDGQQLLIDCGLFQGDEQTEQRNREPFPFEAAGLNAVLLTHAHLDHVGRLPLLYRRGFRGPIYCTPPTARLTATVLRDSARLQVDGYTQALKLARRIGQERTVPPPLYDEQDVDDVLTLMRPVLHYGQTLTLGQVRVRPERAGHILGSAFLVLDSREGRLVMSGDLGRQPSVLQPGYSLPPEADAVVVESTYGLSRHPTLPQTLAQLAEVLRQAVRRGGKILMPCFAIERTQVLLYLLHGLMERGELPRVPVFLDAPMAARATLSYAEYGAELRPELGAMLQAGLDPFRPSTLHVVTTPLESQRLNRYDGPAIILAGNGMMTGGRILHHLRHQLWKPSTTVVAVGYQSPSSLGGQLVGGAAEVEVLGEVVPVKAHIERVSGLSAHADQADLQRWLEPTGPAQVWLVHGEPEVMQGFAAVLEAAGRSARPVPAGQPVELSGAAVPAER; encoded by the coding sequence ATGCGCCTGACGAGTCTGGGAGCGGCCGGAACCGTGAGCGGCAGCGCCCACCATCTGCAGCTGGACGGGCAGCAGCTGCTGATTGACTGTGGCCTGTTTCAGGGCGACGAGCAGACCGAGCAGCGCAACCGCGAGCCCTTCCCGTTCGAGGCGGCCGGGCTGAACGCGGTGCTGCTCACCCACGCCCACCTGGACCATGTGGGACGCCTGCCGCTGCTGTACCGGCGCGGCTTCCGCGGTCCGATCTACTGCACCCCGCCCACCGCGCGGCTGACCGCCACCGTGCTGCGCGACAGCGCGAGGCTGCAGGTGGACGGCTATACCCAGGCGCTCAAACTGGCGCGGCGCATAGGCCAGGAACGGACGGTCCCGCCCCCGCTCTATGACGAGCAGGACGTGGACGACGTGCTGACGCTGATGCGGCCGGTGCTGCACTACGGGCAGACCCTGACGCTGGGACAGGTGCGGGTGCGGCCCGAGCGGGCCGGGCACATCCTGGGCAGCGCGTTTCTGGTGCTGGACAGCCGGGAGGGCCGGCTGGTGATGAGCGGCGACCTGGGCCGCCAGCCCTCGGTGCTGCAGCCGGGTTACAGCCTGCCGCCGGAGGCCGACGCGGTGGTGGTGGAGAGCACCTACGGCCTGAGCCGGCACCCGACGTTGCCACAGACGCTGGCACAGCTGGCGGAGGTGCTGCGGCAGGCGGTGCGGCGCGGCGGCAAGATCCTGATGCCGTGCTTCGCCATCGAGCGGACCCAGGTGCTGCTGTACCTGCTCCACGGCCTGATGGAACGTGGCGAGCTGCCGCGCGTGCCGGTGTTCCTGGACGCCCCGATGGCGGCGCGGGCCACCCTCAGCTACGCCGAGTATGGCGCGGAGTTGCGCCCGGAGCTCGGAGCGATGCTGCAGGCGGGGCTGGACCCGTTCCGGCCCAGCACGCTTCACGTGGTGACCACGCCGCTGGAGTCGCAGCGCCTCAACCGTTACGACGGCCCGGCCATCATCCTGGCGGGCAACGGCATGATGACCGGGGGCCGTATCCTGCATCACCTGCGGCATCAGCTGTGGAAGCCCAGCACCACCGTGGTGGCGGTGGGGTACCAGAGCCCCAGCAGCCTGGGCGGCCAGCTCGTGGGCGGGGCCGCCGAGGTGGAGGTGCTGGGCGAGGTGGTGCCGGTGAAGGCGCACATCGAGCGGGTGTCGGGCCTCTCGGCCCACGCGGACCAGGCCGACCTGCAGCGCTGGTTGGAACCCACCGGGCCAGCGCAGGTCTGGCTGGTGCACGGTGAGCCGGAGGTGATGCAGGGCTTTGCGGCCGTGCTGGAGGCGGCCGGGCGGTCGGCCCGCCCGGTGCCGGCCGGTCAGCCGGTGGAGCTGTCGGGTGCGGCGGTGCCGGCCGAGCGCTGA
- a CDS encoding universal stress protein gives MNPFARIAIGIDFSPSAEAALQLARQRFGGAQLRLIHVVDARAGAVPDLSTGGLAPVTTSPEVLDQLSLGDGRQLDRLAQEGEEEEVVMGEPALTLVESAMRWGADLIVVGTHSQGALEHFFLGSVAEQVVRRSPVPVLTVPMPRR, from the coding sequence ATGAACCCGTTTGCCCGTATCGCCATCGGCATTGACTTCTCGCCCAGCGCGGAGGCTGCCCTGCAGCTGGCCCGCCAGCGATTCGGCGGCGCTCAGCTGCGGCTCATCCATGTGGTAGACGCCCGCGCCGGCGCGGTCCCGGACCTCTCGACCGGTGGGCTCGCCCCGGTCACCACCAGTCCCGAGGTGCTGGACCAGCTGTCGCTCGGAGACGGCCGTCAGCTGGACCGGCTGGCGCAGGAGGGCGAGGAGGAGGAGGTGGTGATGGGCGAACCGGCCCTGACGCTGGTGGAGTCGGCAATGCGCTGGGGCGCGGACCTGATCGTGGTGGGCACCCACTCGCAGGGCGCGCTGGAGCACTTCTTTCTCGGCTCGGTGGCCGAACAGGTGGTGCGCCGCTCGCCGGTGCCGGTGCTGACGGTGCCGATGCCCAGACGCTAG
- a CDS encoding AzlD domain-containing protein has protein sequence MSVLVTMLGMWAVTLGSRLLGLSLGHLRLPPFWLAFLRFVPISVFAALVVPDIAAAPDALRRAAAGLVCALLIWRSRSLALGILGGFGVYWLLRWTQLL, from the coding sequence ATGAGCGTGCTGGTCACCATGCTGGGCATGTGGGCGGTCACGCTCGGCAGCCGCCTGCTGGGCCTGAGCCTGGGCCACCTGCGGCTGCCGCCGTTCTGGCTGGCCTTCCTGCGCTTCGTGCCGATCAGCGTGTTCGCGGCGCTGGTGGTGCCGGACATCGCGGCGGCGCCGGACGCCCTGCGCCGCGCTGCCGCCGGGCTGGTGTGCGCCCTGCTGATCTGGCGCAGCCGCTCGCTGGCGCTGGGCATTCTGGGCGGCTTCGGGGTGTACTGGCTGCTGCGCTGGACCCAGCTGCTCTGA
- a CDS encoding AzlC family ABC transporter permease: MPPTSSPFWRGFTAMLPLWLGVAPFAVAYAVTARAAGLSLSQTQFMSLSVFAGASQFAAAGLFGQGVGAVSIIATTLLLNLRHVLYGLSISQQVPTSGWRRLLTAQLLTDEAYGVAIAAGPRQPGGLSWPFLLGAELSLYTVWNVCTLLGGLAGAVIPDPAAVGADVVFPLAFLGLLTPLLAGRVELLVAVVAGALAWALSRVAPGGVTVLVAAVGGALLGAWLTTRRSRP, translated from the coding sequence ATGCCGCCGACTTCCTCTCCTTTCTGGCGCGGGTTCACTGCAATGCTTCCGCTGTGGCTGGGCGTCGCGCCGTTCGCGGTGGCCTACGCGGTCACGGCCCGGGCCGCTGGCCTGAGCCTCAGCCAGACGCAGTTTATGAGCCTGAGCGTGTTCGCCGGTGCCTCGCAGTTTGCGGCGGCAGGGCTGTTCGGGCAGGGGGTGGGCGCCGTGAGCATCATCGCCACCACCCTGCTGTTGAACCTGCGCCACGTGCTGTACGGCCTGAGTATCAGCCAGCAGGTGCCCACCTCCGGATGGCGGCGGCTGCTCACTGCCCAGCTGCTCACCGACGAGGCCTATGGGGTGGCGATCGCCGCCGGGCCGCGTCAGCCGGGCGGGCTCAGCTGGCCCTTCCTGCTGGGCGCGGAGCTGAGCCTGTACACCGTCTGGAACGTCTGCACGCTGCTGGGCGGGCTGGCCGGCGCGGTCATCCCGGACCCGGCGGCGGTGGGTGCGGACGTGGTGTTTCCGCTGGCGTTCCTGGGGCTGCTGACGCCGCTGCTGGCCGGGCGGGTGGAGCTGCTGGTGGCTGTGGTGGCCGGCGCGCTGGCCTGGGCGCTCAGCCGCGTTGCGCCGGGCGGCGTCACGGTGCTGGTGGCGGCGGTGGGCGGCGCCCTGCTGGGGGCCTGGCTCACCACCCGCCGGAGCCGCCCATGA